The following coding sequences are from one Humulus lupulus chromosome X, drHumLupu1.1, whole genome shotgun sequence window:
- the LOC133804236 gene encoding transcription initiation factor TFIID subunit 5-like isoform X2 — translation MSKPLLMIASNIRILESVRQQYKKTHDLLSSQYSYELLLQFLHKSQSTTVLGIINEHINFQVSPGQPNSISDDAEAVTLTGSSQDIVSQINQKEIHWGIEHVYTRHMLRDISCNEKNLDLRLDLCTKRTVTTFTRV, via the exons ATGTCAAAACCGTTGCTTATGATTGCTAGTAACATACGTATACTTGAATCAGTGAGGCAGCAGTATAAAAAAACTCATGACTTGTTGTCTTCTCAGTATTCTTATGAGCTTCTTCTGCAATTTCTGCATAAGTCTCAATCTACCACTGTACTTGGTATTATCAATGAGCATATCAACTTTCAAG TTTCTCCTGGACAGCCCAACTCAATTTCTGATGATGCGGAGGCTGTTACATTGACTGGCAGCAGCCAGGATATAGTCAGTCAGATTAATCAGAAGGAAATACATTGGGGG ATTGAACATGTCTATACTCGTCACATGCTCAGAGACATATCTTGCAATGAAAAGAATCTGGACTTGAGGCTGGATCTGTGCACCAAAAGAACTGTAACTACTTTTACT AGAGTTTGA
- the LOC133804236 gene encoding transcription initiation factor TFIID subunit 5-like isoform X1: protein MSKPLLMIASNIRILESVRQQYKKTHDLLSSQYSYELLLQFLHKSQSTTVLGIINEHINFQVSPGQPNSISDDAEAVTLTGSSQDIVSQINQKEIHWGIEHVYTRHMLRDISCNEKNLDLRLDLCTKRTVTTFTDDDLESLKFLINSARC from the exons ATGTCAAAACCGTTGCTTATGATTGCTAGTAACATACGTATACTTGAATCAGTGAGGCAGCAGTATAAAAAAACTCATGACTTGTTGTCTTCTCAGTATTCTTATGAGCTTCTTCTGCAATTTCTGCATAAGTCTCAATCTACCACTGTACTTGGTATTATCAATGAGCATATCAACTTTCAAG TTTCTCCTGGACAGCCCAACTCAATTTCTGATGATGCGGAGGCTGTTACATTGACTGGCAGCAGCCAGGATATAGTCAGTCAGATTAATCAGAAGGAAATACATTGGGGG ATTGAACATGTCTATACTCGTCACATGCTCAGAGACATATCTTGCAATGAAAAGAATCTGGACTTGAGGCTGGATCTGTGCACCAAAAGAACTGTAACTACTTTTACT GATGATGACTTGGAAAGCctcaaatttttgataaattctgctAGATGTTAG
- the LOC133805674 gene encoding MACPF domain-containing protein CAD1-like, whose amino-acid sequence MKKLGLITLSQNLILKPKIPKQFLSASIAASLPFFLALSADIDCSPCKRTTEKVPVCNFHEMAEYFNKKSDISGNIPLGSFNSMFNFTGSWQVDAVTTKSLAMVGYIIPLFTVKLEKPNLILHEEVKRAIPYSWDPASLASLRALKNSGVCCSIEKWGCDPSNSLCTFCTLRFRLDIENCVKYMGDHRFQDSNSQSTAGPLKYKDKDVTVIFRRRGGDDLEQSHSKWAETVGLAPDVINMTFTPIVSLLEGVPGIKHLARAIELYLEFKPPIEDLQYFLDFQIARVWAPEQNNLQRKEPVGSSLQFSLMGPKLYISPDQVLLTLIKEIIFPISLEQRAFFFM is encoded by the exons atgaaaaaatTGGGTCTAATTACTCTCAGCCAAAATTTAATCCTTAAACCTAAGATACCCAAacaatttctctcagcctccattgcCGCCTCTTTGCCTTTCTTTCTTGCACTCT CAGCTGATATTGATTGCTCTCCGTGCAAGAGAACAACTGAGAAAGTTCCTGTTTGCAACTTCCATGAG ATGGCAGAGTACTTCAATAAGAAATCTGATATCTCAGGCAACATTCCCCTTGGAAGTTTCAATTCAATGTTCAATTTCACTGGTTCTTGGCAAGTTGATGCGGTAACTACCAAATCCCTTGCCATGGTTGGATACATAATTCCTCTTTTTACAGTTAAACTAGAAAAGCCAAATTTAATTTTGCATGAGGAAGTTAAACGAGCTATTCCTTATTCTTGGGATCCTGCATCATTGGCAAG TTTAAGAGCACTGAAAAACTCTGGTGTGTGCTGCTCAATAGAGAAATGGGGCTGTGACCCTAGTAATAGTCTATGCACCTTTTGCACTTTGAGATTTA GATTGGATATAGAAAATTGTGTAAAATACATGGGTGATCATAGATTTCAGGACTCAAATAGCCAGTCAACCGCCGGCCCCTTAAAATACAAAGACAAG GATGTTACAGTAATTTTTAGAAGACGAGGGGGAGACGATCTTGAACAAAGTCATTCCAAGTGGGCAGAGACTGTAGGATTAGCACCCGATGTGATAAACATGACGTTCACTCCCATTGTTTCTTTACTTGAAGGAGTACCTGGAATAAAGCATTTAGCTCGTGCAATCGAGTTATATTTGGAAT TCAAACCGCCTATTGAAGATTTACAGTATTTTTTGGATTTTCAAATCGCTCGAGTTTGGGCTCCTGAGCAGAATAACCTGCAAAGAAAGGAGCCTGTTGGTTCCTCTCTTCAGTTCAGCTTGATGGGTCCCAAGCTTTATATCAGCCCTGATCAGGTATTGCTTActctaataaaagaaataatattTCCCATTTCATTGGAACAGAGAGCATTTTTCTTCATGTGA